AGTCGAAATCCCTTTCATAAAGGCACAGTTCGGAATAGACCTATAAAATTCAAGAATTTCCTTTACTGCTGAAGCATCAAATTTCTCTCCATCATGGAAAGTTATTCCCTTTCTAAGCTTCATTGTTAGAATTGTTTTATCATCATTCCATTCCCAGCTTTCCGCAAGACCCGGCTTATACTCGCCGTCCTCATAAACCACAAGGGTTTCATAAATCATCTTTTGAGCGATAGTAATGATGGGACTCATTCTGAGGGTAGTCATATTATCAAGCTCACCTATTGACGCGAGTTTAAGGATCTTTTCATCTTCTATCTTACCGCTATCAATAACATCTTTACTTTGATTCCCTCCGCAACCAGTAAAACCTATAACTAAGCATACAACTGTTAAAATAAATAGTACTAGTTTTTTCTTCATTATTATAATCCCTCTCTTTTATTATTTTATTTTTTTATAACGGCAGTTTTTGTAAACTTACCTTTTTCCATAAAATATATTTCATCGGCAATTCTTTTAGCATGGTTTATATCGTGGGTAACAAAGAAATAAGAACAACCGTATTTTTCCCTGTAATCCCTTAATAGACAAATCACTGAATCAGATGATATTAAATCCAGTCCACTTGTAACTTCATCAAGAACTAAAAATTCTGGATGAACTGCTAAGGCTCTCAGCAAAGATATTCTTCTTTGCTCACCTCCTGACAAACGGCTTACGGGTGTCTTAAGTAAGCCTTTATCTAAACCAACACTATCCATGAGATTCTTTAAAACTGATTTCCTTTCTTTTCTATTAAACTCCGTAAGATTAATAAGGGCCTCTTCCATATTATGATATACAGATAACCTAGGATTTAATGTTCCAGATGAATCTTGAAATACAGCCTGTAAACTTTTTCGGTGCTTTTTCCACTTTGAAAAGCTCCACTTAGATGTATCTTCATTGGAAAACATAACCTTACCCTTTGTGGGTTTTTCAAGTCCTATAATGAGCCTTGAAAGAGTGCTTTTTCCACTGCCACTTTCCCCCATTATCGCGATACTTTTTCCCTTTTCCCATTCTAAATTCAAATCTTGCAATACAGAGAATGAACTGTTTTTATCCGTTTTATAGGTCTGTGTAATATTGATCAACCTAATTCCATCCAACAAAGCTCCTCCTCCCCCATGTTTTTATAGCAACTTGAAAATCCCTTTGTCCATTCTTCTCTTGGTTTTGACAATAGATTTTCCATTGTATCAACTTCCACAATATGACCTTCATCTAAAACCGCCACGGTTGTACAAATATTCTTTAAAGCCTCAACATCATGGGAAACAAATAATATTCCTGCATCACTACAATGCCTTAAAAG
This DNA window, taken from Maledivibacter sp., encodes the following:
- a CDS encoding dipeptide/oligopeptide/nickel ABC transporter ATP-binding protein; translated protein: MDGIRLINITQTYKTDKNSSFSVLQDLNLEWEKGKSIAIMGESGSGKSTLSRLIIGLEKPTKGKVMFSNEDTSKWSFSKWKKHRKSLQAVFQDSSGTLNPRLSVYHNMEEALINLTEFNRKERKSVLKNLMDSVGLDKGLLKTPVSRLSGGEQRRISLLRALAVHPEFLVLDEVTSGLDLISSDSVICLLRDYREKYGCSYFFVTHDINHAKRIADEIYFMEKGKFTKTAVIKK